The genome window GTAATTAAAGAGAACGATTTCCCTACTCCACCGGTTCCACCGTGTACTTCCGGCGAAGGATTACCTTATGCTCCTATAGATTGGCCAAACCCTGGTGATGTTTGGAGCTGGAGAGTGGGGAGGAGGGTTAACAATGCTGGGTTTTATAGTGATAGATTTATCAATGTTCCGAAAAGTCTTCGGTTTCCAAACAGTCCGAAAATGTTTGCAAGCAAGCCAACGCTTGAACGTTTTATCCTATCACATTTCCCGACTGCAGATGTTAATGCTTTTTTTGCTTCGTTTGTTTGGAAGATCCCTGCAACTTTGGAACCTCCTGCCAAAGGTTGGCTGCAAACTGTATACTGTTCTCTGTTTCTTGCTGCCCTTTTATTCTTTCTagaacaatttaatttctaacttttttccGCGTGAAGTAATCTAGAATGCATCTTTGGTAACATTAGATTATAGTCGAGTAATCTCATTGAGTACATGGGATTAACGATTAATGTTTGCTTGAGTCGAATCTTTTAATGTCATGTCAATTACTTAAGAAGTTTGAAATGCACGACTAATGGAAGACAAAAGCACGGATTTTGGATATAAACATTTATACATGCAGCAGTGTATCTACTTTACCCTGTAGGAACTCTTTTCTTGAGACTCGTTCGTAGCCAAAACCTTTTGTGAGTTGAATTGCTGATGGTTGTTGTAATAAACAACAGTATTGCATCATTGACTTACTAAACATGTTTAGATTTGTAAGATAGTATTGGTTTAGGCTTTGTACCCAAAAAGAACTTTGGCTACActtcttttagatttttctaGTCGAGGTGTAGAGTTGGCAAAAGCTAAGCAAACCCGTTTAATCACAATCAGTGACACCAGTAGCGGTTGGAATCGAGGATGCTAAAAAAGAAAGTAATTTGGAGGATGCTAAAATTGAAAGTAACAAAAAGACTCCCCGTAGCAGCCAGAGGAAGAGGAATCCCCCGCCTAAGCCTCTCACTCCCAGAAATGGTCAAAAGAAGCAGAAGACAAGTAAAGGATCAGGATCAGCGTCAGCCAAAGGATCAGCATCAGCCACACCTAAGCGACAACCAACTCGGCAGCGTGTTAAAACTCCTGCCCCACCCCCACTGGAAACCGAAGATAGAATTGGCGGTCTTGAACTATCTTTCTTAGATGATGAAACAACAAGAGGTTAGAATATGAAATTGCGGTTGAATTTGAAGATACAACGTATCtgttctcttttatttttgtttttcattgaCATTTTCTAATGTTTACAGCGGAATTCGACAACTATCTCAATGCATTGGATGACATGCTCACTCAGCCTTTGCCTGAAGAACCGTATTCCCATCCCGTGTTGTATAACTACTTTGCTGCAGAAAGCGAAATGGCTGAAGCTCGAATGAAACTGTCTTCATTTCTTGACATGGATTTCCCTTCGTTGATTTGCTTCAAAGACCTTGATGAACTCACAAGTTTAGCATCTAAACTTCGGAAAGATCCAACCCTTACTGCCGAACAACTTGTGAAGTTGAAGTTGATTGAAGAGATCCCGTCATTTTGTGAGGTTTTTCTCGAGAACAGGGAAATAATGGAACAGGCTGACAATTTCTTTACAACCCTTCAGCTCAATAAGACCAAGGTCACTTCACTCAAGCAAGAATACAGCGAGTTAAGACAGCAAGTAACAAACCTGCAGTCGGAAGTAGACACCAACTCATTGACGGTACAAGAAATCGACAATCAAATAGCGCAACTGAAATCCCATCGCGCACAGCTCACTAGATTGATAGAAAACAAGAAGAAAGACAAGGAGGAGTTAACGTACAATCAGAAGTTGGTGGCGAACTCCATTCCCAAAGTCGTACACGAAGTTCAGCTCGCTAATGCCAGGAAACCAGAATGGGAGATAAAGAAAGAGAATGCAGACAAACGCGAAGCTGAAATACTTGCTAAATTTGCTCCTCTAAAAGGGTTTTCCCTTTGAAAAATATCGATCTTCCCCGAATCAAATTCTCTGCTAAAGAGCTAATAAACTAAAACACAGTAGTTATGGGACTaatcttttagttttttctcTATAACAGCAGGAACTGAGGCTGCTATTTGCTGCATGTGCATTGCTTATCTTTTTATTGTTCTTGTGTGTGTGTGCCTTGAATGCTATTAAAAATGCCATAGCATTATCAATAGGTAGGTATCCTTGTAATTTATCTGAAGGTCTTTAATGGTGAAAGATGTCGTGGCAGTAGcataattatctaattattatGGAGTTGGTATTAGAGATGCAATATCCTTTTGTGCTTTGAGATctaccatttttaatttttgggtttatatataatattagtatTAGGGGTGAACAAAATTAGATTCGATTTTTTTCGATTTGAAAAAATCGAAATTTTATTCGAATAATTGAAAGACAGATTGGTATAAATACCTTTCGGTCCtcgttaatt of Gossypium raimondii isolate GPD5lz chromosome 3, ASM2569854v1, whole genome shotgun sequence contains these proteins:
- the LOC105796657 gene encoding uncharacterized protein LOC105796657, which gives rise to MMSIPSPPRMGTPPHMPTASSIHETRSDMDSPLHIDLHQDLFPDYYGGPASIPSIPKEEPSRNDFPNGDNGFPPVIKENDFPTPPVPPCTSGEGLPYAPIDWPNPGDVWSWRVGRRVNNAGFYSDRFINVPKSLRFPNSPKMFASKPTLERFILSHFPTADVNAFFASFVWKIPATLEPPAKVTPVAVGIEDAKKESNLEDAKIESNKKTPRSSQRKRNPPPKPLTPRNGQKKQKTSKGSGSASAKGSASATPKRQPTRQRVKTPAPPPLETEDRIGGLELSFLDDETTRAEFDNYLNALDDMLTQPLPEEPYSHPVLYNYFAAESEMAEARMKLSSFLDMDFPSLICFKDLDELTSLASKLRKDPTLTAEQLVKLKLIEEIPSFCEVFLENREIMEQADNFFTTLQLNKTKVTSLKQEYSELRQQVTNLQSEVDTNSLTVQEIDNQIAQLKSHRAQLTRLIENKKKDKEELTYNQKLVANSIPKVVHEVQLANARKPEWEIKKENADKREAEILAKFAPLKGFSL